The proteins below come from a single Saccharopolyspora sp. SCSIO 74807 genomic window:
- the tcuA gene encoding FAD-dependent tricarballylate dehydrogenase TcuA produces MQTEKFDVVVVGGGNAGFSAAHAAAERGRRVLLLEKGTPAEAGGNSYYTAGAFRIAHHGLDELADLLDGDDRHTASVLNPYTARDFTADMAKVTGGHNDPALTGVLVGDSQDALRWLHGKGLRFRLMYERQAYPDEQGRQVFWGGLAVGSTGGGTGLIEQHTAAAERAGVEIRYGVRAQRLVLRAGAIEGLKWTDATGGSGVLQADSVVLAAGGFEADAGLRARHLGESWRRAKVRGTPHNTGDMLTAAIEAGAATHGDWNSCHSVAWDAWYPDNEGNRAVTNQLTRGGYPLGIVVNARGERFLDEGADFRNLTYAKYGAEILAQPGGVAFQLFDASTRPRLRAEEYDLPGASVVVADTLEELAAGTGVDPASLNRTVTEFNASIDRSAALDIAALDGRAARVRPPKSNWAIPLETPPYYGFPVTCGITFTFGGLRADTSGRVLDDEGAQLPGLLVCGEMLGGLFSGNYPGGTGLTSGAVFGRRAGALA; encoded by the coding sequence ATGCAGACCGAGAAGTTCGACGTCGTCGTGGTCGGCGGCGGCAACGCCGGCTTCAGCGCCGCGCACGCCGCGGCCGAACGCGGCAGGCGGGTCCTGCTGCTGGAGAAGGGAACACCCGCGGAGGCCGGCGGGAACAGCTACTACACCGCGGGCGCGTTCCGCATCGCGCACCACGGCCTCGACGAGCTCGCCGATCTGCTCGACGGCGACGACCGGCACACCGCGTCCGTCCTGAACCCCTACACCGCGCGGGATTTCACCGCCGACATGGCGAAGGTGACCGGCGGGCACAACGATCCGGCGCTGACCGGGGTCCTGGTCGGCGACAGCCAGGACGCGCTGCGCTGGCTGCACGGCAAGGGATTGCGCTTCCGGCTGATGTACGAGCGGCAGGCGTACCCGGACGAGCAGGGGCGGCAGGTGTTCTGGGGCGGCCTGGCGGTCGGCTCCACCGGCGGCGGGACCGGGCTGATCGAGCAGCACACCGCAGCCGCCGAGCGGGCCGGGGTCGAGATCCGCTACGGCGTTCGCGCGCAGCGACTCGTGCTGCGCGCCGGGGCGATCGAAGGTCTCAAGTGGACGGATGCGACGGGCGGATCCGGCGTGCTGCAAGCGGATTCCGTGGTGCTCGCGGCCGGTGGCTTCGAGGCCGACGCCGGACTCCGCGCGCGGCACCTCGGCGAGAGCTGGCGCAGGGCCAAGGTCCGCGGCACCCCGCACAACACCGGTGACATGCTGACCGCGGCGATCGAGGCCGGCGCGGCTACCCACGGCGACTGGAACAGCTGCCACAGCGTCGCGTGGGACGCCTGGTACCCGGACAACGAAGGCAACCGCGCAGTCACCAACCAGCTCACCCGCGGCGGCTATCCGCTCGGCATCGTGGTCAACGCGCGCGGCGAGCGGTTCCTCGACGAAGGCGCCGACTTCCGCAACCTCACCTACGCCAAGTACGGCGCCGAAATCCTGGCGCAGCCCGGCGGCGTCGCGTTCCAGCTGTTCGACGCGAGCACCCGGCCGCGGCTGCGCGCCGAGGAGTACGACCTGCCCGGCGCTTCCGTCGTCGTGGCGGACACGCTGGAAGAACTGGCCGCGGGCACGGGCGTGGATCCGGCCTCGCTGAACCGCACCGTGACCGAGTTCAACGCCTCGATCGACCGCAGCGCGGCGCTGGACATCGCGGCGCTGGACGGGCGCGCCGCCCGCGTGCGCCCGCCGAAGTCGAACTGGGCGATCCCGCTGGAAACCCCGCCGTACTACGGGTTCCCGGTGACCTGCGGGATCACCTTCACCTTCGGCGGATTGCGCGCGGACACCAGCGGGCGGGTGCTCGACGACGAAGGTGCGCAGCTGCCGGGCCTGCTCGTCTGCGGGGAAATGCTCGGTGGCCTGTTCAGCGGCAACTACCCCGGCGGAACCGGACTGACCTCGGGCGCGGTGTTCGGGCGCCGCGCAGGCGCACTGGCCTGA
- the ileS gene encoding isoleucine--tRNA ligase, whose product MAQPRSGAAPHSGAAQPGAAQPGAAQPGAAQPGASPFDALPAKIDLPEMEHRISRWWQDERIFGRALEQTADGQPWVFYEGPPTANGHPGTHHVEARVFKDLFPRFKTMKGHSVPRRAGWDCHGLPVELAVEKELGLSGKPDIEKYGVAEFNARCRESVQRYVGEFEAVTERMGYWIDLEHPYRTMSPEYVDSVWWALQRIFRNGHLFQDYRVAPYCPRCGTTLSDHELAQGYETVTDPSIYVRFPLRDELAGYAGAELLVWTTTPWTLVSNTAVAVHPEATYAVVRSEQGTFVVAESLIEAVFGEQTPEKLATMPGSELVGLHYRRPFELVDIPGAHFVVPADYVTMDDGTGLVHQAPAFGADDLAVCKANGLPVVNPIEPDGHFAGSIELVGGKFFKDADPLLTEDLKQRGLLFHAMQYEHSYPHCWRCHTPLMYYAQLAWYIRTTAMRDALKRENDATNWYPEHVKHGRYGDWLDNNVDWALSRTRYWGTPLPIWRCAAEHVTVPGSRAELGELAGSDLSELDPHRPYIDEITFPCPDCGGTAERVPEVIDAWFDSGSMPFAQLGYPHVPGSVERFERSYPADYICEAIDQTRGWFYTLMAIGTLVFDRSSYRNVVCLGHILAEDGRKMSKHLGNILEPLPLMDRHGADTVRWFMACSGSPWSPRRIGHGPLEEITRKILMTYWNVASFFTLYASHAEWSPSSASPPPERPIMDRWALAEVHALAQETDRRLEEYDTAGAGRLLMDFIDDLSNWYVRRSRQRFWAADQNALVTLYECLDVVTRLLAPVVPFITEEVWQRVVRLGDPDAPESVHLAAWPQPGPTDPVLSEQMHSARALVEAGRAARKASDVRIRQPLERALIGLPEGTELPPELLDDVAAELNIKSLQPLSSAGDVVDVSVKPNFRALGKRFGKQTQQVANAINAADPREIADGVRNAGQAAITFDGEPLVLSPDEVALTEVPRTGWTVESQRGTTIALDTEISEELAAEGVARDAVRVVQQARRDAGLEVSDRIALTISGPAETLASVRAFRDSLATETLADSVQFTDAELDGFAGTVGAGEKIEVAVAKV is encoded by the coding sequence ATGGCGCAGCCCCGATCCGGTGCAGCCCCCCACTCCGGCGCAGCCCAGCCCGGTGCAGCCCAGCCCGGTGCAGCACAGCCCGGTGCGGCACAGCCCGGCGCGTCCCCGTTCGACGCGCTGCCCGCCAAGATCGACCTGCCGGAGATGGAGCACCGGATCTCCCGCTGGTGGCAGGACGAGCGGATCTTCGGCCGCGCCCTGGAGCAGACCGCCGACGGTCAGCCGTGGGTGTTCTACGAAGGGCCGCCGACCGCGAACGGTCACCCGGGCACGCACCACGTCGAGGCCCGCGTCTTCAAGGACCTCTTCCCCCGGTTCAAGACGATGAAGGGCCACTCGGTGCCGCGCCGCGCGGGCTGGGACTGCCACGGGCTGCCGGTGGAGCTGGCGGTGGAGAAGGAGCTCGGGCTGTCCGGGAAACCGGACATCGAGAAGTACGGCGTGGCCGAGTTCAACGCCCGCTGCCGCGAATCGGTGCAGCGCTACGTCGGCGAGTTCGAGGCCGTGACCGAGCGGATGGGCTACTGGATCGACCTGGAGCACCCGTACCGCACGATGTCGCCGGAGTACGTGGACAGCGTGTGGTGGGCGTTGCAGCGGATCTTCCGCAACGGGCACCTGTTCCAGGACTACCGGGTAGCGCCGTACTGCCCGCGCTGCGGGACGACGCTGTCCGATCACGAGCTCGCGCAGGGCTACGAGACCGTCACCGACCCGTCGATCTACGTCCGGTTCCCGCTGCGCGACGAACTCGCCGGGTACGCCGGCGCCGAACTGCTGGTGTGGACGACGACCCCGTGGACGCTGGTGTCGAACACCGCGGTCGCCGTGCACCCCGAGGCGACCTACGCGGTGGTGCGTTCCGAGCAGGGCACGTTCGTGGTGGCCGAGTCGCTGATCGAGGCGGTGTTCGGGGAGCAGACGCCGGAGAAGCTGGCGACGATGCCCGGCAGCGAACTGGTCGGGCTGCACTACCGGCGCCCGTTCGAGCTGGTGGACATCCCCGGCGCGCACTTCGTGGTGCCCGCCGATTACGTGACCATGGACGACGGCACCGGGCTGGTGCACCAGGCTCCGGCGTTCGGCGCGGACGACCTCGCGGTGTGCAAGGCGAACGGGTTGCCGGTGGTGAACCCGATCGAGCCGGACGGGCACTTCGCCGGCTCGATCGAGCTGGTCGGCGGGAAGTTCTTCAAGGACGCCGATCCGCTGCTGACCGAGGACCTCAAGCAGCGCGGGCTGCTGTTCCACGCGATGCAGTACGAGCACTCCTACCCGCACTGCTGGCGCTGCCACACGCCGCTGATGTACTACGCGCAGCTGGCCTGGTACATCCGCACGACCGCGATGCGCGACGCGCTCAAGCGGGAGAACGACGCGACGAACTGGTACCCGGAGCACGTCAAGCACGGCCGCTACGGGGACTGGCTGGACAACAACGTCGACTGGGCGCTGTCGCGCACCCGCTACTGGGGCACGCCGCTGCCGATCTGGCGCTGCGCCGCGGAGCACGTCACGGTGCCCGGTTCCCGCGCCGAACTGGGCGAACTGGCCGGTTCGGATCTGTCCGAGCTGGACCCGCACCGGCCGTACATCGACGAGATCACCTTCCCGTGCCCGGACTGCGGCGGTACTGCCGAGCGGGTACCGGAGGTGATCGACGCCTGGTTCGACTCCGGCTCGATGCCGTTCGCGCAGCTCGGCTACCCGCACGTGCCGGGCAGCGTGGAGCGGTTCGAGCGCAGCTACCCGGCGGACTACATCTGCGAGGCGATCGACCAGACCCGCGGCTGGTTCTACACGCTGATGGCGATCGGCACGCTGGTCTTCGACCGCTCGTCGTACCGCAACGTGGTCTGCCTCGGGCACATCCTGGCCGAGGACGGCCGGAAGATGAGCAAGCACCTCGGCAACATCCTCGAACCGCTGCCGCTGATGGACCGGCACGGCGCGGACACCGTGCGGTGGTTCATGGCCTGCTCCGGGTCGCCGTGGTCGCCGCGGCGGATCGGGCACGGACCGCTGGAGGAGATCACCCGCAAGATCCTCATGACGTACTGGAACGTCGCGTCGTTCTTCACCCTCTACGCCAGTCACGCGGAATGGTCGCCGAGCAGCGCTTCGCCGCCGCCGGAGCGCCCGATCATGGACCGGTGGGCGCTGGCCGAGGTGCACGCGCTGGCGCAGGAAACCGACCGGCGGCTGGAGGAGTACGACACCGCGGGTGCCGGCCGGTTGCTGATGGACTTCATCGACGACCTGTCCAACTGGTACGTGCGCCGCTCCCGCCAGCGGTTCTGGGCCGCGGATCAGAACGCGCTGGTCACGCTCTACGAATGCCTGGACGTGGTGACGCGGCTGCTGGCTCCGGTGGTGCCGTTCATCACCGAGGAGGTCTGGCAGCGCGTCGTGCGGCTCGGCGATCCGGACGCGCCGGAGTCGGTGCACTTGGCGGCGTGGCCGCAGCCCGGTCCGACCGACCCGGTGCTGTCCGAGCAGATGCACTCCGCCCGCGCGCTGGTGGAAGCGGGCCGGGCCGCGCGCAAGGCCAGTGACGTGCGGATCCGGCAACCGCTCGAGCGCGCGCTGATCGGGCTGCCGGAGGGCACCGAGCTGCCGCCGGAGCTGCTGGACGACGTGGCCGCCGAGCTCAACATCAAGAGCCTGCAGCCGCTGTCCTCGGCCGGGGACGTCGTGGACGTCTCGGTGAAGCCGAACTTCCGCGCGCTGGGCAAGCGCTTCGGCAAGCAGACCCAGCAGGTGGCGAACGCGATCAACGCGGCCGACCCGCGGGAGATCGCCGACGGCGTCCGCAACGCCGGGCAGGCCGCGATCACCTTCGACGGCGAGCCGCTGGTGCTGTCCCCGGACGAGGTCGCGTTGACCGAGGTGCCGCGCACCGGCTGGACCGTGGAGTCCCAGCGGGGCACGACGATCGCGCTGGACACCGAGATCAGCGAGGAGCTGGCCGCCGAGGGCGTGGCCCGCGACGCCGTCCGCGTGGTGCAGCAGGCGCGGCGGGACGCCGGGTTGGAGGTCTCCGACCGGATCGCGCTGACGATCTCCGGGCCCGCGGAGACGCTCGCGTCGGTGCGGGCGTTCCGGGACTCGCTGGCGACCGAAACGCTCGCGGACTCGGTTCAGTTCACCGACGCGGAACTGGACGGATTCGCAGGCACTGTCGGCGCGGGCGAGAAGATCGAGGTCGCGGTCGCGAAGGTCTGA
- a CDS encoding NADPH:quinone oxidoreductase family protein, with product MRAVQITELTGPDSVRVADAEDPAPGPGQVLIEVRAAGVTFPDVLMTRGEYQIKPEPPFVPGSEVAGVVREAAEGFEQGQRVAAFPGIGGFAELAAVDAERVFPLPEQVPFDAAAGMPMNYLTVHFALARRGRLRAGETVLVHGASGGVGTAAVQLASVLGARVIAVVSQESKVEAARSAGAQHVVLAEGFRDAVAELVGKRGVDLVVDPVGGDRFTDSLRTLRDEGRLLVIGFTAGEIPTVKVNRLLLNNLDVVGVGWGAFCGSRPEYPRQQWQELLPHVESGGLRTLVGSTHPFQDAAHALRELDQRRAAGKVLLRP from the coding sequence ATGCGAGCGGTGCAGATCACCGAGCTGACCGGCCCCGATTCGGTGCGGGTCGCCGACGCCGAAGACCCGGCGCCAGGTCCGGGCCAGGTGCTGATCGAGGTGCGCGCGGCCGGGGTGACCTTCCCGGACGTGCTGATGACCCGCGGCGAGTACCAGATCAAACCGGAGCCGCCGTTCGTGCCGGGCTCGGAAGTCGCAGGTGTGGTGCGCGAAGCGGCCGAGGGCTTCGAGCAGGGCCAGCGGGTCGCCGCCTTCCCCGGCATCGGCGGTTTCGCGGAGCTGGCCGCGGTCGACGCCGAGCGCGTGTTCCCGCTGCCGGAGCAGGTGCCGTTCGACGCCGCGGCCGGGATGCCGATGAACTACCTGACGGTGCACTTCGCGCTCGCCCGCCGCGGCCGGTTGCGCGCCGGTGAGACCGTGCTGGTGCACGGGGCTTCCGGTGGCGTGGGCACGGCCGCGGTGCAGCTGGCGAGCGTGCTGGGCGCGCGGGTGATCGCCGTGGTCTCCCAGGAGTCCAAAGTGGAGGCTGCGCGTTCCGCGGGCGCGCAGCACGTGGTGCTCGCCGAAGGATTCCGCGACGCGGTGGCGGAACTGGTCGGCAAGCGCGGCGTGGACCTGGTGGTCGACCCGGTGGGCGGCGACCGGTTCACCGACTCGCTGCGCACCCTGCGCGACGAGGGACGGCTGCTGGTCATCGGCTTCACCGCGGGCGAGATCCCCACGGTGAAGGTGAACCGCCTGCTGCTGAACAACCTCGACGTCGTGGGCGTCGGCTGGGGCGCGTTCTGCGGTTCCCGACCGGAATATCCGCGGCAGCAGTGGCAGGAGCTGTTGCCGCACGTGGAATCCGGCGGGTTGCGCACGCTGGTCGGTTCCACCCACCCGTTCCAGGACGCCGCGCACGCGCTTCGGGAACTCGATCAGCGCCGAGCGGCCGGGAAAGTGCTGCTGCGGCCCTGA
- a CDS encoding PrpF domain-containing protein, translated as MRVPASLVRGGTSKCWLFDATALRNRMELDRPNLDRLLVDAYDAGDPAHVDGVGGATPTTSKAAFVRPGAGVDVEYLFGQVGIGVAGVEWGSNCGNCATAIALWALARGLVAPTGDTTRVVLRNVNTGAVLEADVDTGGGRVHEFGTETVPGTRAGGVGVGLAFVDPAGGTTGSTLPTGRAVDDLSVDGTPVRVSMIDAGAPMVLVDAVSLGLTGQEPITRERTEQLRRIRRAAGERMGLPGGDAIPKVGVVGGPEHGADVSVRMLSMNSPHPAIGLTSAVGVAVANSLDGTVVAARSDAPGAARLRIGTPAGAVAVDCADFHDGPPRRVTVRRAARILCDAEIRVPETTATRH; from the coding sequence GTGCGGGTACCGGCGAGCCTGGTGCGGGGCGGCACCAGCAAGTGCTGGCTGTTCGACGCCACCGCGTTGCGCAACCGGATGGAGCTGGACCGGCCGAATCTGGACCGGCTGCTGGTCGATGCCTACGACGCCGGCGATCCGGCGCACGTGGACGGTGTCGGCGGTGCCACCCCGACCACCTCGAAGGCCGCGTTCGTGCGGCCCGGCGCGGGCGTCGACGTCGAATACCTCTTCGGGCAGGTCGGGATCGGTGTCGCCGGCGTCGAATGGGGCAGCAACTGCGGAAATTGCGCCACCGCGATCGCGTTGTGGGCGCTCGCCCGCGGTCTCGTCGCGCCCACCGGGGACACGACCCGGGTGGTGCTGCGCAACGTCAACACCGGTGCCGTGCTGGAGGCCGATGTGGACACCGGCGGCGGCCGGGTGCACGAGTTCGGCACCGAGACCGTGCCGGGCACCCGGGCGGGCGGCGTCGGCGTCGGGCTGGCCTTCGTCGATCCAGCGGGCGGGACCACGGGCAGCACGCTGCCCACCGGCCGCGCAGTGGACGACCTGTCCGTCGACGGAACGCCGGTGCGGGTGAGCATGATCGACGCGGGTGCGCCGATGGTGCTCGTGGACGCGGTTTCGCTCGGGCTGACCGGGCAGGAGCCGATCACGCGCGAGCGCACCGAGCAGTTGCGCCGGATCCGCCGGGCCGCCGGGGAACGGATGGGCCTGCCCGGCGGTGACGCGATCCCCAAGGTCGGCGTCGTCGGCGGGCCGGAGCACGGCGCCGACGTCTCGGTGCGCATGTTGTCGATGAACTCTCCGCACCCCGCGATCGGCCTGACCTCGGCGGTCGGGGTGGCCGTGGCGAACTCGCTGGACGGGACGGTCGTCGCCGCGCGCTCGGACGCTCCAGGCGCCGCACGGCTGCGGATCGGCACGCCCGCCGGTGCCGTGGCGGTCGACTGCGCCGATTTCCACGACGGACCACCGCGCCGAGTCACCGTCCGGCGCGCGGCCCGAATCCTCTGCGACGCCGAGATCCGGGTGCCGGAGACGACCGCAACCCGCCACTGA
- a CDS encoding LysR family transcriptional regulator, which yields MDVRRMLLLTEAADRGSISAAADALAITPSAASQQLSRLEAESGQPLVERLPRGVRLTGAGEAMAARGRRIRSELRGAQADLDSFARLTEGSLRMGSFPTASSSLLPLALTRFSRKHPGVRVTVRSSLLAGLQEFLHAGEVELAILWDYEWNRVEDEALRVTHLLDDPMVLVVPANSELLERSGVDLAELADQKWITRTENPVAEVLHRSCRLAGFEPDISYESHDYHEAQAMVAAGLGIAIAPRLALTNRRHDVRLIAFESRGRPAPARRILLARPVNRTPTPATEVMIETLRAVAPKFAATNLHLAQLGTVRAR from the coding sequence ATGGACGTGCGCCGCATGTTGCTGCTGACCGAAGCGGCCGATCGCGGCTCGATCAGCGCGGCCGCGGACGCGCTCGCGATCACCCCGTCGGCCGCCTCGCAGCAGCTCTCGCGGCTGGAGGCGGAGTCCGGCCAGCCGCTGGTGGAACGGTTGCCGCGCGGGGTGCGGCTCACCGGCGCGGGCGAGGCGATGGCCGCGCGCGGGCGCCGCATCCGCAGCGAACTGCGCGGCGCGCAGGCCGACCTGGATTCGTTCGCGCGGTTGACCGAAGGTTCGCTGCGGATGGGTTCGTTCCCCACCGCCAGCTCTTCGCTGCTGCCGCTGGCGCTGACCCGCTTCTCCCGCAAGCACCCGGGCGTGCGGGTCACCGTGCGCTCGTCGCTGCTGGCCGGACTGCAGGAGTTCCTGCACGCGGGAGAGGTGGAGCTGGCGATCCTGTGGGACTACGAGTGGAACCGCGTCGAGGACGAGGCGCTGCGGGTCACGCACCTGCTGGACGATCCGATGGTGCTGGTGGTGCCCGCGAACTCGGAGCTGCTGGAGCGCTCCGGCGTGGACCTGGCCGAGCTGGCCGACCAGAAGTGGATCACGCGGACGGAGAACCCGGTCGCCGAGGTGCTGCACCGCAGCTGCCGGCTGGCGGGCTTCGAACCGGACATCTCCTACGAGTCGCACGACTACCACGAAGCGCAGGCGATGGTGGCCGCCGGACTCGGCATCGCCATCGCGCCGCGGCTCGCGCTGACCAACCGCCGCCACGACGTGCGGCTGATCGCGTTCGAATCCCGGGGACGACCGGCGCCGGCCCGGCGGATCCTGCTGGCCCGGCCGGTGAACCGGACTCCGACGCCCGCCACCGAGGTCATGATCGAGACGTTGCGCGCGGTGGCGCCGAAGTTCGCCGCCACCAACCTGCACCTGGCGCAGCTGGGAACCGTCCGCGCGCGTTGA
- a CDS encoding SLC13 family permease, which produces MSEILPLLALAVMFVVATLFPINIGILAFVGAFFVGTASLHLSEDEILESFPASLFVTILGVTYLFAVAQRNGTVDLLVRGGVKLVRGKVALIPWVLFAVCGLLSALGTFPTAAIALLAPVGLKFAQRHGMSQLLIGAVLVAGAHAGSFSPIAVSGAIVLGMIEQTPLQLAPHALFLASLAFNVLIAAVSFVVLRGHRRADPAAAVEQEADDDASAGVDWRQVLTLAMLVVLVGVALVFRLEIGFLALGAGALLALVDLNRQSKAIEGVSWSTIVLIGGMITYVGILEEAGTIDAISHGASQLGSPLLVALLLCVVVAVVSAFASSTAILTAIIPIAVPLLLSSDLSAAGLVAALAVSATIVDTSPFSSNGALVLSNARGSDRTMIYRQLLGYTGAVVAVGPLFAWGLLVLPGAL; this is translated from the coding sequence ATGTCTGAGATCCTTCCGCTTCTAGCGCTCGCGGTCATGTTCGTGGTCGCGACGTTGTTCCCCATCAACATCGGCATTCTCGCGTTCGTCGGCGCGTTCTTCGTCGGCACCGCGTCGCTGCACCTGTCCGAGGACGAAATCCTCGAAAGTTTCCCGGCTTCGTTGTTCGTCACGATCCTCGGCGTCACCTACCTGTTCGCGGTGGCGCAGCGCAACGGCACCGTCGACCTGCTCGTGCGGGGCGGGGTGAAGCTCGTGCGCGGCAAGGTGGCGCTGATCCCGTGGGTGCTGTTCGCGGTGTGCGGGCTGCTCTCGGCGCTCGGCACCTTCCCCACCGCGGCGATCGCGCTGCTGGCGCCCGTGGGGTTGAAGTTCGCGCAACGCCACGGCATGAGCCAGCTGCTCATCGGCGCCGTGCTGGTGGCGGGCGCGCACGCGGGGTCGTTCTCCCCGATCGCGGTCTCCGGCGCGATCGTGCTCGGCATGATCGAGCAGACGCCGCTGCAACTCGCGCCGCACGCGCTGTTCCTGGCCAGCCTCGCGTTCAACGTGCTGATCGCAGCGGTGAGCTTCGTGGTGCTGCGCGGGCACCGGCGCGCCGATCCCGCGGCCGCGGTGGAGCAGGAAGCGGACGACGACGCGTCCGCGGGGGTCGACTGGCGGCAGGTGCTGACGCTGGCGATGTTGGTCGTGCTGGTCGGCGTGGCGCTGGTGTTCCGGCTGGAGATCGGGTTCCTCGCGCTGGGCGCCGGTGCGCTGCTGGCGCTGGTCGATCTCAACCGGCAGTCCAAGGCGATCGAGGGAGTCAGCTGGTCCACGATCGTGCTGATCGGCGGCATGATCACCTACGTGGGGATCCTGGAGGAGGCGGGCACCATCGACGCGATCTCGCACGGTGCCTCGCAGCTGGGCAGCCCGCTGCTGGTCGCGTTGCTGCTGTGCGTCGTCGTCGCGGTGGTCTCCGCGTTCGCGTCCTCGACCGCGATCCTCACGGCGATCATCCCGATCGCCGTTCCGCTGCTGCTCTCCAGCGATCTCAGCGCCGCCGGCCTGGTGGCCGCGCTGGCCGTGTCCGCGACGATCGTCGACACCTCCCCGTTCTCCAGCAACGGCGCGCTCGTGCTGAGCAACGCCCGCGGCTCGGACCGGACGATGATCTACCGGCAGCTGCTCGGCTACACCGGCGCCGTCGTCGCGGTCGGCCCGCTGTTCGCCTGGGGGCTGCTGGTGCTGCCGGGGGCGTTGTGA